Proteins encoded by one window of Acinonyx jubatus isolate Ajub_Pintada_27869175 chromosome X, VMU_Ajub_asm_v1.0, whole genome shotgun sequence:
- the HNRNPH2 gene encoding heterogeneous nuclear ribonucleoprotein H2, with protein MMLSTEGREGFVVKVRGLPWSCSADEVMRFFSDCKIQNGTSGIRFIYTREGRPSGEAFVELESEDEVKLALKKDRETMGHRYVEVFKSNSVEMDWVLKHTGPNSPDTANDGFVRLRGLPFGCSKEEIVQFFSGLEIVPNGMTLPVDFQGRSTGEAFVQFASQEIAEKALKKHKERIGHRYIEIFKSSRAEVRTHYDPPRKLMAMQRPGPYDRPGAGRGYNSIGRGAGFERMRRGAYGGGYGGYDDYGGYNDGYGFGSDRFGRDLNYCFSGMSDHRYGDGGSSFQSTTGHCVHMRGLPYRATENDIYNFFSPLNPMRVHIEIGPDGRVTGEADVEFATHEDAVAAMAKDKANMQHRYVELFLNSTAGTSGGAYDHSYVELFLNSTAGASGGAYGSQMMGGMGLSNQSSYGGPTSQQLSGGYGGGYGGQSSMSGYDQVLQENSSDYQSNLA; from the coding sequence ATGATGCTGAGCACGGAAGGCAGGGAGGGGTTCGTGGTGAAGGTCAGGGGCCTACCCTGGTCCTGCTCAGCTGATGAAGTGATGCGCTTCTTCTCTGATTGTAAAATCCAAAATGGCACATCAGGTATTCGTTTCATCTACACCAGAGAAGGCAGACCAAGTGGTGAAGCATTTGTTGAACTTGAATCCGAAGATGAAGTGAAATTGGCTTTGAAGAAGGACAGAGAAACCATGGGACACAGATATGTTGAAGTATTCAAGTCCAACAGTGTTGAAATGGATTGGGTGTTGAAGCATACAGGTCCAAATAGTCCTGATACTGCCAACGATGGCTTCGTCCGGCTTAGAGGACTCCCATTTGGCTGTAGCAAGGAAGAGATTGTTCAGTTCTTTTCAGGGTTGGAAATTGTGCCAAATGGGATGACACTGCCGGTGGACTTtcaggggaggagcacaggggAGGCCTTTGTGCAGTTTGCTTCACAGGAGATAGCTGAAAAGGCCTTaaagaaacacaaggaaagaaTAGGGCACAGGTACATTGAAATCTTCAAGAGTAGCAGAGCTGAAGTCCGAACCCACTATGATCCCCCTCGAAAGCTCATGGCTATGCAGCGGCCAGGTCCCTATGATAGGCCAGGGGCTGGCAGAGGGTATAATAGCATTGGCAGAGGGGCTGGGTTTGAAAGGATGAGACGTGGTGCCTATGGTGGAGGGTATGGAGGCTATGATGACTATGGTGGCTATAACGATGGATATGGCTTTGGGTCCGATAGGTTTGGAAGAGACCTCAATTACTGTTTTTCAGGAATGTCTGATCATAGATATGGAGATGGTGGGTCCAGTTTCCAGAGTACCACAGGGCACTGTGTACACATGAGGGGATTACCTTACAGAGCCACTGAGAatgatatttacaattttttctcACCTCTTAACCCCATGAGAGTGCACATTGAAATTGGACCTGATGGCCGAGTTACTGGTGAGGCAGATGTTGAATTTGCTACTCATGAAGATGCTGTGGCAGCTATGGCAAAAGACAAAGCTAATATGCAACACAGATATGTGGAGCTCTTCTTGAATTCTACTGCAGGAACGAGCGGGGGTGCTTATGATCACAGCTATGTAGAACTCTTTTTGAATTCTACAGCAGGGGCAAGTGGTGGTGCTTATGGTAGTCAAATGATGGGAGGGATGGGCTTATCCAACCAGTCTAGTTATGGGGGTCCTACTAGCCAGCAGCTAAGTGGTGGCTATGGAGGTGGTTATGGTGGTCAGAGCAGTATGAGTGGATACGACCAAGTTCTGCAGGAAAACTCCAGTGACTATCAGTCAAACCTTGCTTAA